A window of the Thermus albus genome harbors these coding sequences:
- a CDS encoding DUF1641 domain-containing protein: protein MEKMLTVEERLAHIEEVLEKSGLGLLAQVGTGETLAENLGLLMEPKNLQMVSLLARFLDQAEALEKLADTLEKLEESGALAFLGHLTENFGEGLGMLMEPQLLRLASHGANVLDILSRIEPAAIGMMASALQRGLGETFTPEVLRDPPRVGLAGILKQLSDPEVQKALGVLFLLLKALGKAFGHLNQDMKAMEALMAKMMPKK from the coding sequence ATGGAAAAGATGCTTACGGTGGAAGAAAGGCTAGCCCATATAGAGGAGGTCTTGGAAAAAAGCGGGCTCGGCCTCCTGGCCCAGGTGGGTACCGGGGAAACCCTGGCGGAGAACCTGGGTCTTCTCATGGAGCCCAAAAACCTCCAGATGGTCTCCCTCTTGGCCCGCTTTCTGGACCAAGCGGAGGCTTTGGAGAAACTGGCGGACACCCTGGAGAAGTTGGAAGAATCGGGAGCCTTAGCCTTCCTGGGGCACCTTACGGAAAACTTCGGTGAGGGCTTGGGCATGCTCATGGAACCCCAGCTTCTCCGTCTAGCTTCCCATGGGGCCAACGTCTTGGACATTCTTTCCCGCATAGAGCCCGCCGCCATCGGCATGATGGCCTCAGCCTTGCAGCGGGGCCTGGGGGAGACCTTCACCCCCGAGGTCCTGCGGGACCCGCCCCGGGTGGGCCTGGCGGGGATTCTGAAGCAGCTTTCCGACCCCGAGGTGCAGAAGGCCTTGGGCGTGCTCTTCCTCCTCCTTAAGGCCCTGGGCAAAGCCTTCGGTCACCTGAACCAGGACATGAAGGCCATGGAGGCCCTCATGGCCAAGATGATGCCCAAGAAGTAG